In the genome of Zygosaccharomyces rouxii strain CBS732 chromosome G complete sequence, the window AGTTACATTTGTGCATGTCTATCTCTATGCATTTGTCCCTGGAATCTTTTGgcatcatcttctaagTTCACTACAGCTTTAAGTGCTTACGCGGTATTTTTATCGGCAATTGCAGGCGTAATTTTCGCTGACTACTACATTGTCCGCAAAGGTTATATCGATGTATTCCACTGTTACTCGAAAAAGCCTGAATCATATTACAAATACAATCGCTGGGGTACAAACTGGAGAGCTGTTGTTGCCTATGTCGTTGGTATTGTACCTAATTTCCCCGGTTTCCTTGGATCAACCGGGGTCCACGTGACGGAAGGTTCGATGAAAGTCTATTATCTAAACTATTTCATCGGTTATCTACTAGGTGCAATAGTCTACACTGCACTTGTTTATTTCTTCCCTATTGATGGTGTACCTGAGGATACCAAGATTACCGACTTTGTATGGCGTGAACAATGGGTTGAAGTGGAAGATTTCGATTACCAAAgacaaatatttgaaaaagaatcTTAATAAATGGGCATTGTGGTATAAtctttgttgttttttATATATAATACAAATGTaaaatgaataaattaACAATTAAATCGTGGGTATTAATTCGTGAATAGTCGTAACTCATTTCTGTTTCGTAGAGGGTATCGGTTAAACGCTTATAGGCATATCTGTCTTGATAACCATGGGCATCATGGAAAGATCCTGCTCTACATCACTCCCATCCGTACTAACTTCGTCTTCGctctcttcatcatcttcgtaATCTCCATGTTCATCACTCAAGCCGGTGTTAGAGTAACTATCCGGACATCCCAGCTTCAGCGGCACGTATCCTCGTTGTTCCGATTCTTCCTCCCATATAGTGGCGAAATGAACGCTTTGTGAATGGCGAGGTGTGCTTCCATAGTACCCTACTGGAGATTCTACACGCTTCTCgtcttcttcctcttcttcttcttcttcagattccGTACCTGACGACTCATCGGAGAGGGACTCCTGTGCAtgtaattcatcttcttgatccGAgtcgtcttcttcttcttcctcatcttcttcgtcatcgCTACTCACATACTCAACGGCGCCGCTCTCTTGCCTCTGCGAATAAGTAAATGAATCAATATTATCCATAAGTCTATCTAGTAAATTCGCATGTCCAACGAGTATTCTCAAATCGTAGTCCTTGTTCTTCTCAGTAGATGCACATTTTAGTAATTTCCTCTTCGCCTTACCGGCTAACAAGTACTGCTGAGAAATAGATACAGTCGTACCTATCATCGAGCTAATGCAGTATATATTGAATTGTTGTTGGGgttgataaaattttttatcGATTTCTTGGATCCAGCATCCTATTCGCAGAAATAGTTCAATCCCGCAGCGTTATCCTATGGTTAGTTATTACTTGTATTTATACTAGGCAAGagttattttttttatttttttttatttccttcagttcctcttcttcctaCATGCATGAATAAGCATGATGGTGTAACTATTCAGTTGCCATGAGTGGTTAAGCACCATTATAACAACCGTCGTTAGTTTGCAAGTGTTGACAAATTGTATGGTACTAATATTGTCGGAAAGCGGAAAATATATCGAATATGAACTCCCGCGgcacaatttttttttcttccgTTCGGATCCTACtaattttctctttgcCGTATATCCGTCAATCGGCCGTTAGTTAAATAAGTGTCATCTCGCTTAGGCGCCGTTTACCTTTTTTCGTTACGAGGTTTGTAAGCCAGATAAAACATGCAAAGACCGAATAGCGGATTGAcgttcttttcttcttctatcGTTATTGTTGCCTTCTGTGTCGAGCGGTAGAGGTGTTAAACGTTATCCGTCCGCTCTTCGTGTATACAGGGCAATCGGTAATCGGCAATACTCCGAATGGTATCTCCGTTTATCCGCATACCACGGACGGCGAAAACATGTCAAATTCATTTTATCTCGTCGCGCGTTCGTCGGAGGTTAAGATGCTAATGATGGTCTGTGGGTGGTTTGTCCCTGTATGTCAAAACATACAAATAAGAATTTATATGGGCGTGTGGTCTAGTGGTATGATTCTCGCTTTGGGTGCGAGAGGCCCtgggttcaattcccaGTATGCCCCATTAATTcttaaatttaattttttacaaattttttGCTGATTTATCACCCAGTTAGCCGCTGTCACCTATTACGATTTGTCACGTGCTCTCTGCTGGATATGTTCGGTTGgaaacaaaaaaagaattgagcTAAATATGCGTGTTACCAAGACCCTAAGCTCTTCAGATTTCAGGTATCTCTATCCTACGTCTTCCACTCGTCTTATTTCTTCCCCGCATCACGTGCTGTCTACCAGCCAATAGGATCGATTTATTTTGgcctttttttttttccttaaCTTCCAATGGACGGCGGTTTGAGAAATCACCAGCAACGAGGGGGAAGTTCTCTAACTAGCTAACCTACCAGCTCTCTCTCTCTGGCAAAACTTTATATCTACAAACACGTAGGTATCAGCAAATTGATTTCGATTTGGTTCGAGTTTGAATTCGCATTGGAACCCTTTCAACGTACTCCTCTGTCTGCCCTCTTTTTTTCCCGTCATTACAACACAATAAGATGTTGAGATCCTCGACCCTCAGAACGTCTcagcttttgaaaagatccaTTGCGACCCAAGCTGCCCCCAAAGCGGAATTTACGGAATTAGCCAATGGTTTAAAGGTTGCAACTGAACACAATCCAAATGCTACCTCAGGTGCCGTTGGTGTTGTTTTCGGCTCTGGTTCAACCGCTGAAAATCCTTACAACAACGGTGTTTCTAACATCTGGTCTCATGTTTTCACCGACGTTGTCAATGGCTCTCAAGCAGCTAAATCTGGTTTGGCATTAAACTCTCAAATCTCAAGAGATTTCCAATCTTACTTGGTTAGCAGTAAACCAGGTTCCGTTGGTAAGGCACTTGATTTCTTGCaatcaaagatttctgGTCCACTAGATGGATCAATCTTTGAATCAGCTAAGTCTAAGGTTTTGTCTCAGGTTTCCAGTTTTGAAGAGAATGATCATGCAGGTCGTGTTTTGGAACATTTACACAGCACTGCATTCCAAAACACACCATTGGCTCTACCAACCAGAGGTACTTTAGAATCCGTAGAAACTTTAGTGGCCTCTGATTTGGACCATTTTGCCAAGAACAACTTTGTTAACAGTAATGCTGTTATTGTTGGTTCCGGTAACGTTAGCCataatgaattggttaagGCTGTTGAATCTAATGTTTCCTTGGGTTCTGGTGAAAAGGTTGTTTCTAATAAGAAATCCTCTTTCTTAGGTTCTGAAGTTAGAATGAGAGACGACACTTTGCCAAAGGCTTGGATTTCTATTGCCGCTGAAGGTGAACCTGTTTCTTCCCCTCATTATTTCACTTCTAAAGTTGCCgctgaaatttttggtaGTTACAACGCTTTTGAACCTGCTTCCAGATTACAAGGTGTCAAATTGCTAGATTGGTTACAAGAATATGGATTGTGTGATAGCTTCAACCATTTCTCCCACAGTTACAAAGATTCTGGTCTTTGGGGTTTCTCTACCGTCACTAGAAATATTGGTAACCTCGATGATTTGGTTCATTTCACTTTGAAACAATGGAACAGATTGACTGTCTCTATTACGGAAGCTGAAGTGGCTAGAGGTAAGGCTCTATTGAAGTTGAAACTGGCTACTGAAGCTAAAAACCACGCTGAAGCAGCATCTCTATTGGGTGCTTCCGCTTTGTCCGTTGGTCACAAACCAAGTTTAAATGAAGTCTTTGCTAAGATCGACCAAGTTTCTTCTAAGGATGTTAAAGAATGGGCTGGCCATAGATTGTGGGACCAAGATATCGCTATTGCTGGTACTGGCCAAATCGAAGGTTTATTGGATTACACAAGAATCAGAAACGACATGTCCATGATGAGATGGTAATTTATTTCAACAAATgcaaaaaaagaagtacGAATTCAAACGACAATTTATTATTCCCCAATTCCGATGGAAAAGATAGAAACATATTTATTTATAAGATTTTATTGTCAGAGGGTGAGAAGGGCATATATATGACCCTCTGTATATATCAATGCACTTTCCCCCTCATATAAACCATTCCATATTCTAAGAAAGTACAAAAATATAAGAGAACTGCTGAGTGactttacaaaaaaaaagaacaaaaacaaaatgtTTTAATATTACAACAAtacaaatttttctttattctttctATTACTTTATATCCTTCTGTAACTAAGATAGTCTTGTCCTGTTGCTCAGTGGACTGCTTATATCATTATCATAATTAGAGTCTATTAAACTTCGGTTCTTATCCTCGTGAGATCCATTAGTTTCAATACCATCAGCATTATCCGCCGGCGATACTACTTCTtgagaaaaatttggtgtGCCATCATTTTGTGGTATTCTTGAGATTTGTGGGGATTCGTGGATACCTTGATGATCATCACTAATAttgttactattattaatattttgtCGAAATTTTTTAGGTGTTGTGTAGCCGTGTAATGACCCCTCTTCTCCGTATTCGTAGTTATCCAGCTCTGTGGTCTTACGCTTTGCTGGCGATCGTCTGTTTGTCGGGTATGCCTCTTGATGTCGTACTTCTGCTTCCTCCTGTACCATCTCTTGTCCATCCTCATGTTTTCCTGtctcctcttctttctcttcttcttcttcttcatcttcttcctctgcttcatcttcttcctcgtcatcctcttcttcttcatcatcttcttcttctctatCTTCTCcatcaaattttaaacCCTCCACataatcttcatcttcttcgtcatcttcttcgtcacAATCTAATATGCTACCACCATATGCTTCCATATCAAAATGATCATCTCGATGACTTCCAGGTCCAAAATCTAcgtcatcatcaacaacttcttcatcttcatcaaatgcaaaatttACACTCATAAGACTATCAATTTGTGCAATTAGTGGAGCTAACGAAGTATCAGCCTTTTCATCCACCCATGGTATTCTAGTTAAGGAAACATCTTCTTGATCCAATCCATTTAAACTGTTATTTTCACCACGACTAGcatctttttcctcttttttAGTGTATGTTCCCCAGGCTGTTGAAACCATGCAGCACGAATTCATTGCATtcacaaattttgataattcaTTAACTTTGTAGTATTTTAAGGGATCATAACATAATTCGCATATACGCCTCATGGTGAATGGATACTGTCCATTTGCAGAGAAATTTGAATCCAAATGTGCCGCTAATTTTGACAGTCGTTTTTGCAATTCAACTGAAGTCTCCTGTGGCATCGAGAAAATTCGTTCCGGTATCGCAATAGTCATATGTGGTATTAGGTCTTTCATAACTAGGCGCGCATCGCTTTTCTCGAAGATTTCTAAATCTTGATCCTCAACTACTTTGTGTAAGAATTCGTAAAGTTCCTTCGACTCGATTCCCATCATATTATGATCGACATCACCGACACTGGGCCCCTCTTGTCGTATGGAAGTGGTCATCTTCAATGATATGAACTTCTTATCTTTTTAACGCTTTCTTCCACTCTGGATAAGTCAAAttattggaagaagatatATATTTGAGCAGGAGGAGTGTAAAGTATAGTAATGGCAATAAATAGTGCAATCCGGCAGTAGACCAGCTCTATATCGGTTTGGCACTTGTTATTCTTCTATAGTTTGAAGCAGTGTTCGAACTCATCGAGCTGCGCGTCTTgttcttatttttttttctctctcttcttcaactcCAACTTCAtacaaaaaattttcagatATTTCGACTGATCAACTACAAGGAAAAGGTGTATAAAGTCGGTTCAGTGTCTTTTTTGTCAATTGACAGTGTGTTAATCCTTTTTTCTGAATATTAATTACCCCTTTCCCCATCTCCCTCACCCCCGGTAGTAGTCATGTTGAGGTTTAGCAGCAAGGGTTTACAGACGATAGCTAGAAGCAGTCGGGTATGTTGTGCTCCATCGAGATTAGCGGTACCATTAACGACAATGAGGTGGCAGAGTAACCCCTCTCATGCTGCCAGTGGCACTGGTAGCGTCAACGAATCCTTGAGTGATGAAAAAGTGGATGAGTGGTTAGAAGCTATTAAATCGTTAAAGGCAGAGTTTTCAGAGCAGGAATTTTTACCAGAGACTTCTTTAGCACCACCTGGACAGTCAAGAATTGACATGTCCCAACAGATTTCATCATTGGAAACCAAATTTGAACCTTCACCTGAACAAATCGAAGAAGTAGAAAGACTGAAGACAACACCATTACCAGAACGTAGAGATCCAGTTGTGGAACATGTGGTTAATATGATTATGAGACATGGTAAAAAGCAAAGAGCAGAAACGATTCTATCAAGAGCTCTTTATTTGGTGTTCTGTCAAACTCGTCAAGATCCAGTGGAAGTATTAAAAAAGTCGTTGGATGATTTAGCACCATTAATGGTGGTCAAAACATTTAATACAGGTGTTGCTAAAGCCGCGGTGATACCTGTGCCACTAAATCAAAGGCAAAGAAATCGTATAGCATGGAAATGGATTGTGGAAGGTGCCGACAAACGTACTTCTTGTGACTTTTCCGTTCGCCTTGGTGAAGAACTAGTAGCTGTCTACAGAGGTAAATCTACTGGATTTGACAAAAGAGACCAAATGCATAAGACTGCAATCACACACAGAGCTTATATCAAACTAAAATGAGATGGGAAAATAATATAATTACTTGTATATACAATTTagtatttcttcaattcacTCATGTTTATACGCAATTGCAATACCCAAAAGACTACCCAAGACGTTGTAAACCATATCCAAAGGATCGAAAGTTCTCCTGCCGCCAGATAACTGCCTTTGTAGAAATTCACTTGTAATTGCAGCGCTGATACATACAACAAGAGCCAGTGTAAACTTACTAACTTTCAAACATCTATAATTTTGTTCGGCATAATCAGTACCGTATTCATTGTCATTATCCACATTGAACAGACGTCCTAAGGGAAATTTGATCACTCTGTTCACAATGAGACGACAGAATAACCACGATTCAATACAAAATGCAAGGAAATGAACCAGTTTGTCATGCAATTGAACGACTTCAGCAATAATGTTGTCCGTAACCACGCCGAAGGTAAAGACACAGCAGAGAACTGCTGCAAAAGACACAAAAGTACTTCCAACGAATCTCAAACGGTAATTGCATAACGACAAGCAGATGCAATATGGTATGAATGAGTACTTTAGCTGCTAAAGGTCGGTTGAATAGCGGTATATGATTGATTCACCAGTTAGTAAATACTCTTGATCAGGAACTTTGATCACAACCTACGGGACAGCCCTTTAAACCAATATGGGCTCCTATTTTGCCATAAAGGATCAGAACAGGAGTAATACACACTTTACTACAGAGGTAATACCATCAATCGATAGATTTTCAATACGAGATTACATATCGATATCGATTATGAGTGGTAGTGGAAGCATTGTATTTCGAACGCCATTGCAGCCGGATGAGAATACTTTCTATAGTCAACAATTCCGCCGGCTCGATAGAGAAGATTTGGGTATTGTTACAGGTGAATCTGTAAAGCCATTGTTTGCAGCATCTGGATTGTCAGCATCATCGTTATCGCAAATATGGGCTGCTGTGGATACGGATAACAAGGGGTTTCTAAACCATACAGAGTTTTCTGCAGCATTGAGAATGATTTCACATTTGCAGCAGAGACCAAATTTACCTGTTACACCAGCGCTTTACGAAACACCTTCTGGCAGATTACCAGTACTTGGTGGGGGTAATGTTAGTGGTTCCAACACATCAACACCCTTGGCAGCAGGTGCAACAATGGCTGGTAACAATGAAAATGCGGCTTCACCAGTGGCAACTTCACCAATTCGTGCGACTTCTTCCAATCTTTCAGCGATTCCACTAATTCCTCACCAAGATGTGGCAAAATTTTCTCAACTTTATGATAGAACTGCCATGGGAACTCCTGCTTTACCGGGTGATAAGGCAAAGGAAATCTTTATGAAGGCAAGGTTACCAACAAATACGTTAGGGGAAATTTGGGCTTTATGTGATAGGAATGCTTCTGGTTCATTGAGCAAGCAGGAATTTGTTATGGCCATGtatttgattcaattgagcaTGTCAAGACATCCATCTGTGACACCGTTGCCTGGTAGCTTACCCAACCAACTATGGAACTCAATCAACACAGCAACGACTTCTTCCAATGTACCAAACACTACCGTTGCCAGTCCTAGCAGTGGGACAGCACCAATAAGCGCTAATTCCACGGGTAAACCTTTGTCTAGGCAAAATACCTTACAAAGATTGTCCAGTGGTGTCTTTACCAGCGCTTCCACGGATTGGTCTTTAGGCtttgataaaaaaagaCAATTTGATGCTATCTTTGATAGTTTGGATAAAAACCATACTGGTTCATTGGGGGCAGCTGTGCTtgttaatttttttctttcttcaagacTCAGTCAGGAGACTCTGGCTAGTGTTTGGGATTTGGCTGACATTCACAATAATGcagaatttaccaaagtGGAATTCGCAATTGCCATgtttttgattcaaaagaaaaacgCAGGTGTAGAACTACCAGATGTAATTCCAGATCAACTCTTACATTCACCAGCATTGGGTCTCTTCCCCAATCAGCAAGGTGGTATTGCATTGCCTCCAAGAGAATCTAAACCTTCTTTTGCAGAGTCTCAACAGGCACCAGTTCAAGTACGTCAAAACTCTAATAATGGATCTTTAAACGATCTCTTGGCACTAAACCACTCCTTTacttcaccaccacctccaCAACAGCCAGCTCCGCGTCAAACTTCAAGCTTTTCCCGTGACTCTACTGGTGGTTCTATACCAATCAATAGTTACGGCcatgctgctgctgctggcGGTGGTATGACTAGAAATTATACACCACAAGCAGATTTGGGACAAAATGTGATTAgagaagaagcagaagagAGTTCTCATCCTTACCGTCAACAAACTGTGCAACCTAGAAATATGGCTCCCCAATCACCACAACGGGGATCTGTCTCAGGGCTACCACAAGTGGGCGGTTATGGATCGCAAAGCATGCCTACCTCCAATGTGGCTCATGGTGTTAATGCCGGCGGTCTATCTAAAAATAACGATTTGTATGCCGATGCAGAAGCCTCTGCTCAACTTTCCAACGCTACCACTGAAGTGGCTAACTTGTCCAACCAAGTTAATTCTTTGACTAAGCAGGCAGCTATCACTTCCGATAAAAAGACTAGAGCAGCTCAAGAATTAGAGAGAGTCAATGCGACAAAAACTTCCATTGAAAGTAAACTGCAAAGTTTGAGAAGCTCTCATGAACAGAATGTgaaagaagctgaagagTTGGAAGCAAAGTTAACAGAAGCAAACAAAGAGACAGCAGCTCTTGAACAGCAGCTAACTGTCACTGAGGGCAATTACCATGCGGTGGAATCTAAGGTCACTGAATTGACTCAAACATATGAGGAAGCTCAACAAAAAAACCATCAGCTAAAAACTCAGATCTCTAATTTGAACGCCATGTCTTCCACTTTGCAAGCACAACTGGCTGAAAAGCAACGTCAAGTTAAACAAGAGAGATCCATGGTGGACGTTAACAGTAAACAAatggaattgaatcaattcACTGTGGCTAATTTcgaaaatgaaattcaaGGTCTTGGTGAGAAATTACAAGTATACTTGAGCAAACGTAAGGAATTAAATGATTACCAAAGGACTGTTGAACAACAACATGGTCAACTCCAAACTAAATaccaacaattggaaacaaAAAACCAAGATTTGGCTACCCGTGGTCAGGATTTAGAAAAGCGTAGAAAGGCACtcaaagaacaagaaaaggCTTACCAACAACAATCTGCCCAGTTACAAGCTATGTTTGATGActtgaacaagaaaagagcTGCACATAGTAAAGCCTTAGCTTCTGGCTTTGATagtggtgctggtgctggtgctggtactCGTTCTGGTACTAGTACTGGTACTGGTGTCGGTGCTGGTGTTGGTGCTGGAATTGCTGCCGGTCTTGCTGCTGGTGTTGGAGGTGCGGCTGCTCATGGTGTCAGCTCTGCTAACAGATCTCCACAATTCAATGAAGCGGTGGCGCCTGGTTCTAGAAATATCAGAGCTGATCCTGGTGTTAACCCTGGTGTTACTCCTGGAGCAAGTGGTGCTACCCATGAGGATGATGTTTCTAAGTTTGTAGAAGCAACTGTTGCCAACTCAAAGTTAGGGGGTGGTGAGGATGAAGATCGTCCTGAAAGTGATGTATTCGACAAGGATATCCCTACTGTGGGCTCTCAGACTGAggcagatgatgaatttgaaactCGCAGAGCTCAGGATAGGACTGAAAATTTCACAGATCGTTTTGAAGGTGATTTGAACGAGTACGGTATCCCAAGAACACAGTCTTTGACTTCTTCTGTTGCCAACAATGCTCCTCAATCTGTGGTAGATGATGTGGAGATTCCAGACAACTTTCAAGATAACACCACTACCAGAGccattggtggtgaaagGGATTCAGCAATGCCTGGTCAATGGGGTGGCTCTGCACCCGCTAGTGGTGGAGTTCCAGAAGCTCCTGCTTCAAGCCATCAAGAATATGGCAGTAGTAGAGGTAGTGGTTCTATTGAAAACTTGACCCAAAGAGGTTCTCAAGATAGATCCGCTACTGCTGGTGAAAAAGACCTTCGTGAAAAATATGGTAACATTGACGACGAATTCCCACCTATCCAGGAGTTGAATGTGAATGAAAGTGATACTTCTTCTGACGATGAGGTATTCCAAGACACTAAAGAAGATACTGGTCCGGCTTCTAATGCTGCGCTTCAAGGAAGAAGTCACCCTAACTCTCAGGTGAGACAAGCTGCTGCTCCCCCTGgtgaatcttcttcaagagGTGGGGAAACTTCATTACAAGGCAGTCAGCCATCTTTACTTGGTGATGAAGTTTATGCCTCCAATGGTCCAACTCCAGGTATGTACCAGACAGGTGGTGTTGGTCAAAAAGGTCCAAGTACAACTAACTCATCTGCATTTGACCATAgattttcatcatattctCCTTTACCTTCTGGTGCTGCCCATAACTCTGTTCCTGCGCCTACTGGGTACCGTGATGAGTTCGACGATGAGTTTGCTGGTTTAGAGCAAGCTAACGAGGAAGCACCTGAATCTCCTGATTCTATATATGAATCAAAGCCTAATGAAGGATCTATGgaagattttgagaaaattgaacACAAAGATctagatgatgaattaaacCAAAATGTCCCTACGGGTACCAATACATCAAGCTCTAGACAACCTAGAAGCCCCGATGGCATCAGCAACGACGAGTGGGATGAAATCTTTGCAGGCTTTGGAAACTCGAAACCATCGAGCGGTGAAGGTAGACTTGATACTAGTGCTGTTTCTGGTGTTGGTCATGATGTTGGTCATGGTGCCCATGTGGAGAGTCCAATGCCTTCAGGAAATGCTTCTAAAAAAGTGGAGCCACCTGTTAACCGCGGAATTGCTACTACTCCAAGATCCCTAGCTGTGGAGGAACTAAGTGGGATGGGTTTCACTGAACAAGAAGCAGTAGATGCCTTAGAAAGATGCAAGTGGGATTTGGAAGCTGCAACAAATTACCTACTTGACAGTGCTTGATATATATGACGAGATTTTTGattgttttatttttgtcGTTTTTCCTTTCTCCTTCCCATATCTTTTCAGTTTTCTTTGTATTCTACTTTGAGATGCTGTGTTTATGTGTAAAAGAGCCTTATATTTTTTGTATGTCCCAATTCATTATAACTTAtgttttatttcttttatatATGCTTACAATTCTTCCCTAAGTTCCAATAACATATCATTCAAACCTTGTACCAGGGTTTCATCCAATGGATTATTAACCGTTTGACCCACATATCTATCATACAATTGACTTAAATCTTTTCTATCAGAATCAATCgatgattccaattcttgtaacTCCTTATCTAGATCTCGATTGACTCGATTCAATTTATGTAATCTTTGATCCAGCTGTTCCATCGTTTGTAGCCTTTGTGAATATAAATTACACTCGATCAATTTACTACTTGATAATTCATCGATCGGGGTGCTCTTAGCATGATTTCCCTTCTCATCTCGTGGTAGTGTTCGTAGTCTTTCTCTAGCTTCCAATATcaattcatccaattcatctaatTTCACTTTAACGTTCCTCTCCCTCAGGATCTCTTCGAATTCTCTCCTACATATTTCAGTCCAAAATTCAATCACTTGTGCCTGACAATTACTGAGATTGGTAGAACCTTCCCTTGTACTGGCATAATCCGGGAAGCATGAACTTACTATATCCCAATTCTGTAGTTTCGATATCGATTGTGTCAGTGCCTTGTGGAAAACTTGATTCAACCTCAGGTACCTAATCTTATCGTCCTTCGTCATTAGTACTTTTGAGTTCCTTAATgactcatctcatctcagAGTTGG includes:
- the RSM7 gene encoding mitochondrial 37S ribosomal protein uS7m (similar to uniprot|P47150 Saccharomyces cerevisiae YJR113C RSM7 Mitochondrial ribosomal protein of the small subunit); this encodes MLRFSSKGLQTIARSSRVCCAPSRLAVPLTTMRWQSNPSHAASGTGSVNESLSDEKVDEWLEAIKSLKAEFSEQEFLPETSLAPPGQSRIDMSQQISSLETKFEPSPEQIEEVERLKTTPLPERRDPVVEHVVNMIMRHGKKQRAETILSRALYLVFCQTRQDPVEVLKKSLDDLAPLMVVKTFNTGVAKAAVIPVPLNQRQRNRIAWKWIVEGADKRTSCDFSVRLGEELVAVYRGKSTGFDKRDQMHKTAITHRAYIKLK
- the PSY4 gene encoding Psy4p (some similarities with uniprot|P38193 Saccharomyces cerevisiae YBL046W Hypothetical ORF) — encoded protein: MTTSIRQEGPSVGDVDHNMMGIESKELYEFLHKVVEDQDLEIFEKSDARLVMKDLIPHMTIAIPERIFSMPQETSVELQKRLSKLAAHLDSNFSANGQYPFTMRRICELCYDPLKYYKVNELSKFVNAMNSCCMVSTAWGTYTKKEEKDASRGENNSLNGLDQEDVSLTRIPWVDEKADTSLAPLIAQIDSLMSVNFAFDEDEEVVDDDVDFGPGSHRDDHFDMEAYGGSILDCDEEDDEEDEDYVEGLKFDGEDREEEDDEEEEDDEEEDEAEEEDEEEEEEKEEETGKHEDGQEMVQEEAEVRHQEAYPTNRRSPAKRKTTELDNYEYGEEGSLHGYTTPKKFRQNINNSNNISDDHQGIHESPQISRIPQNDGTPNFSQEVVSPADNADGIETNGSHEDKNRSLIDSNYDNDISSPLSNRTRLS
- the COR1 gene encoding ubiquinol--cytochrome-c reductase subunit COR1 (similar to uniprot|P07256 Saccharomyces cerevisiae YBL045C COR1 Core subunit of the ubiquinol-cytochrome c reductase complex (bc1 complex) which is a component of the mitochondrial inner membrane electron transport chain), with the translated sequence MLRSSTLRTSQLLKRSIATQAAPKAEFTELANGLKVATEHNPNATSGAVGVVFGSGSTAENPYNNGVSNIWSHVFTDVVNGSQAAKSGLALNSQISRDFQSYLVSSKPGSVGKALDFLQSKISGPLDGSIFESAKSKVLSQVSSFEENDHAGRVLEHLHSTAFQNTPLALPTRGTLESVETLVASDLDHFAKNNFVNSNAVIVGSGNVSHNELVKAVESNVSLGSGEKVVSNKKSSFLGSEVRMRDDTLPKAWISIAAEGEPVSSPHYFTSKVAAEIFGSYNAFEPASRLQGVKLLDWLQEYGLCDSFNHFSHSYKDSGLWGFSTVTRNIGNLDDLVHFTLKQWNRLTVSITEAEVARGKALLKLKLATEAKNHAEAASLLGASALSVGHKPSLNEVFAKIDQVSSKDVKEWAGHRLWDQDIAIAGTGQIEGLLDYTRIRNDMSMMRW
- the ECM13 gene encoding Ecm13p (no similarity) — translated: MIGTTVSISQQYLLAGKAKRKLLKCASTEKNKDYDLRILVGHANLLDRLMDNIDSFTYSQRQESGAVEYVSSDDEEDEEEEEDDSDQEDELHAQESLSDESSGTESEEEEEEEEDEKRVESPVGYYGSTPRHSQSVHFATIWEEESEQRGYVPLKLGCPDSYSNTGLSDEHGDYEDDEESEDEVSTDGSDVEQDLSMMPMVIKTDMPISV